The following coding sequences are from one Xiphias gladius isolate SHS-SW01 ecotype Sanya breed wild chromosome 14, ASM1685928v1, whole genome shotgun sequence window:
- the gng12a gene encoding guanine nucleotide-binding protein G(I)/G(S)/G(O) subunit gamma-12a, which yields MSSKAHSSNNIAHARRTVQQLRIEARIERIKVSKASADLMNYCSEHARNDPFLMGIPASDNPFKDKKPCTIL from the exons ATGTCGTCAAAGGCTCACAGTTCCAATAACATCGCCCATGCCCGGCGAACGGTGCAGCAGCTGAGAATAGAGGCGAGAATTGAGAGGATAAAG GTATCCAAGGCCTCTGCGGACCTTATGAACTACTGCAGTGAACATGCCAGAAATGACCCTTTCCTTATGGGCATCCCTGCTTCAGACAATCCCTTCAAGGACAAAAAACCCTGCACTATATTGTAG
- the gadd45aa gene encoding growth arrest and DNA-damage-inducible, alpha, a isoform X2: MDSVAKALEEVLTSALPQGCITVGVYEAAKSLNVDPDNVVLCILATDDEDVKDVALQIHFTLIQAFCCENDINILRVNNTRRLAEILGGGGKQSGGEPMDLHCVLVTSPHSTWKDPALSKVNRFCRESRCMDQWVPIINLPER; this comes from the exons ATGGATTCAGTGGCGAAAGCTTTAGAAGAAGTCCTGACCTCTGCGTTACCACAGGGCTGCATAACAGTCGGTGTGTACGAGGCTGCCAAATCACTCAATGT AGACCCTGATAATGTGGTTTTGTGCATCCTGGCTACCGATGACGAAGATGTGAAAGATGTGGCCCTGCAGATCCACTTCACCCTTATTCAGGCTTTCTGCTGTGAGAATGACATCAACATCCTCAGAGTCAACAACACCCGGCGCCTGGCAGAAATACTGGGTGGAGGTGGAAAACAGAGTGGGGGGGAACCTATGGACCTCCACTGTGTCCTGGTCACT AGCCCACATTCTACATGGAAGGACCCTGCTTTGAGCAAAGTGAACCGATTCTGCAGAGAGAGCCGCTGTATGGACCAGTGGGTACCTATCATCAACCTACCTGAACGATGA
- the gadd45aa gene encoding growth arrest and DNA-damage-inducible, alpha, a isoform X1 has protein sequence MYNMTFEELSGDYSQERMDSVAKALEEVLTSALPQGCITVGVYEAAKSLNVDPDNVVLCILATDDEDVKDVALQIHFTLIQAFCCENDINILRVNNTRRLAEILGGGGKQSGGEPMDLHCVLVTSPHSTWKDPALSKVNRFCRESRCMDQWVPIINLPER, from the exons atgtacaaCATGACATTTGAGGAACTAAGTGGAGATTATTCTCAAGAAAG AATGGATTCAGTGGCGAAAGCTTTAGAAGAAGTCCTGACCTCTGCGTTACCACAGGGCTGCATAACAGTCGGTGTGTACGAGGCTGCCAAATCACTCAATGT AGACCCTGATAATGTGGTTTTGTGCATCCTGGCTACCGATGACGAAGATGTGAAAGATGTGGCCCTGCAGATCCACTTCACCCTTATTCAGGCTTTCTGCTGTGAGAATGACATCAACATCCTCAGAGTCAACAACACCCGGCGCCTGGCAGAAATACTGGGTGGAGGTGGAAAACAGAGTGGGGGGGAACCTATGGACCTCCACTGTGTCCTGGTCACT AGCCCACATTCTACATGGAAGGACCCTGCTTTGAGCAAAGTGAACCGATTCTGCAGAGAGAGCCGCTGTATGGACCAGTGGGTACCTATCATCAACCTACCTGAACGATGA